The following coding sequences are from one Formosa haliotis window:
- a CDS encoding VOC family protein, which translates to MIKGLYETHIHVENLERSVEFYQNVLGLEKCGYNDERRIAFFWVGKPQEYMLGLWEKPKSEIVNMHFAFRCDKEDVLHKSVEFLKARDLKPYNFLKDGTNRPMVFSWMPAVAIYFNDPDGHCLEFIAILEGTPKPELGIITYEEWVKLTGENS; encoded by the coding sequence ATGATAAAAGGACTTTATGAAACTCATATCCATGTTGAAAATTTAGAACGATCAGTAGAGTTTTATCAGAATGTGCTGGGCCTAGAAAAATGTGGTTATAATGATGAGCGTCGTATTGCATTTTTTTGGGTTGGAAAACCTCAAGAATATATGTTAGGACTTTGGGAAAAACCAAAATCTGAAATTGTAAACATGCATTTTGCATTTCGTTGCGACAAAGAAGATGTGTTGCACAAATCGGTTGAATTTTTAAAAGCACGGGATTTAAAACCTTACAATTTTTTAAAAGATGGTACCAATAGGCCTATGGTTTTTTCATGGATGCCGGCCGTAGCTATTTATTTCAACGATCCAGATGGCCATTGTTTAGAATTTATTGCCATTTTAGAAGGCACACCAAAACCAGAATTAGGTATTATTACCTATGAGGAATGGGTGAAATTAACCGGCGAGAATTCATAA
- a CDS encoding VOC family protein — translation MTTKKNYPKAFSHIGITVPNIKDAVKFYSEVMGWYVIMEPSTVKKEKDTAIGQMCIDVFGEDWTDFEIAHLATSDGVGIELFSFPNGIKEAPEFNPFNTGLFHFCVQDPNIEDLIEKIVSYGGKQRMPIRSYYPEDKPFKMCYVEDPFGIVFEIYTHSYELTYSSGAYSK, via the coding sequence ATGACAACTAAAAAAAATTATCCAAAAGCATTTTCACATATCGGAATCACTGTTCCAAATATTAAAGACGCCGTAAAATTCTACTCAGAAGTTATGGGGTGGTATGTAATAATGGAACCTTCTACGGTTAAAAAGGAAAAAGATACGGCCATAGGGCAAATGTGTATTGACGTTTTTGGAGAGGATTGGACCGATTTTGAAATTGCGCATTTAGCAACTTCAGATGGTGTTGGAATTGAGTTATTTTCGTTTCCGAATGGAATTAAAGAAGCTCCAGAATTTAATCCTTTTAATACAGGTTTATTTCATTTTTGTGTGCAGGACCCAAATATTGAGGACCTTATTGAAAAAATAGTCTCTTATGGAGGGAAACAACGTATGCCTATTAGATCTTATTATCCCGAGGATAAGCCTTTTAAAATGTGTTATGTAGAGGATCCGTTTGGAATTGTTTTCGAAATATATACACATAGTTATGAACTGACTTATTCGTCTGGAGCGTATTCAAAATAA
- a CDS encoding winged helix-turn-helix transcriptional regulator has translation MNKDITCPLHYTMNLIGTKWKPLILFHLLDGDLRSGILQKQIPEISNKMFTQTVRDLEQDGLISRTVYPVVPPKVEYGLTKRGKSLEGILRSLDAWGLKDCQHNS, from the coding sequence ATGAATAAGGATATTACATGTCCGTTACATTATACCATGAATTTAATTGGGACAAAATGGAAACCTTTAATATTATTTCATCTATTAGATGGTGATTTACGTTCGGGAATATTACAAAAGCAAATTCCTGAAATTTCAAACAAAATGTTTACGCAAACTGTTAGAGATCTAGAACAAGACGGACTTATTTCTAGAACGGTTTATCCCGTTGTTCCTCCTAAAGTAGAATATGGCTTAACGAAACGCGGCAAATCGCTTGAAGGCATATTGCGAAGTTTAGATGCTTGGGGATTGAAAGATTGTCAGCACAATTCTTAA
- a CDS encoding pirin family protein: MKTIVHKANTRGFANHGWLQANHSFSFASYQNRDRMHFGALRVLNDDVLEPKMGFGTHPHDNMEIITIPLKGVLKHRDSMHNSWESVMPGEVQVMSAGKGIQHSEINGSQDEYLSLFQIWIIPNKQNVEPRYDQKTFDAKARQNKLQTLVSSIEEDLDGTLKIHQDAKLSILDLDKDREFSYSLKSENHGVYVMLIHGKLKISDDVLETRDAIGISETKQFKVEAQADSSMLFIEVPMVF; encoded by the coding sequence ATGAAAACAATAGTTCATAAAGCAAATACAAGAGGATTCGCTAATCACGGTTGGTTACAGGCTAATCATTCTTTTAGTTTTGCAAGTTACCAGAATAGAGACCGGATGCATTTTGGCGCATTACGTGTGCTAAATGATGATGTTCTAGAACCGAAAATGGGGTTTGGAACACATCCGCATGATAATATGGAAATCATTACCATTCCATTAAAAGGTGTTTTAAAACATAGAGATTCCATGCATAATTCATGGGAATCGGTTATGCCAGGAGAAGTGCAAGTCATGTCGGCAGGGAAAGGGATTCAGCATTCCGAAATTAATGGATCTCAAGACGAGTATTTAAGCCTGTTTCAGATTTGGATTATACCGAATAAGCAAAATGTAGAACCTAGATACGATCAGAAAACATTCGATGCTAAAGCGCGACAAAACAAATTACAAACGCTAGTTTCATCTATCGAAGAAGATTTAGACGGGACATTAAAAATTCATCAGGATGCTAAATTGTCAATACTTGATTTAGATAAAGATCGGGAGTTTTCCTATTCGCTAAAAAGTGAAAACCATGGCGTTTATGTTATGCTTATTCATGGAAAACTAAAAATTTCTGATGATGTATTAGAAACTCGTGATGCAATAGGGATAAGTGAAACCAAACAGTTTAAAGTTGAAGCCCAGGCCGATTCAAGTATGTTGTTTATTGAAGTCCCGATGGTGTTTTAA
- a CDS encoding MarR family winged helix-turn-helix transcriptional regulator produces MGDLSTDLTSRFKNNKVKALINILYTSNWITSLQNEFFKPFGISPQQYNILRILNGANQALKVQTIKDRMIDRAPNATRLMDKLCAKGLIVRIACPADRRVVHIEITKAGKKLLKAIAVDFDEDLLKNLTETEAKQLSDLLDKIR; encoded by the coding sequence ATGGGAGATCTTTCAACCGACTTAACGTCGCGGTTTAAAAATAATAAGGTAAAGGCTTTAATTAATATTTTATACACATCGAATTGGATTACAAGTTTACAAAATGAATTTTTTAAACCCTTCGGAATTTCGCCACAGCAGTACAATATCTTACGTATTTTAAATGGTGCAAACCAAGCGCTTAAAGTGCAAACTATTAAAGATAGGATGATAGATCGTGCACCCAATGCAACACGGCTTATGGATAAATTATGTGCTAAAGGGTTAATAGTACGGATTGCTTGTCCTGCAGACAGACGTGTGGTACATATAGAAATTACAAAAGCTGGGAAAAAATTGCTAAAAGCTATTGCAGTTGATTTTGATGAAGATTTACTCAAGAATTTAACCGAAACAGAAGCTAAACAATTAAGTGATTTGTTAGATAAAATAAGATAA
- a CDS encoding GNAT family N-acetyltransferase → MEIKHKDSGTEGQFYLEDASGISVAKMTYHCKEPDHLIIDHTEVDSSLKGQGIGYRLIDSLVVFAREKNFSVTPLCSYAQAVFKKKTEYKDILKQ, encoded by the coding sequence ATGGAAATAAAACATAAAGATTCGGGTACGGAAGGTCAGTTTTATCTAGAAGATGCATCTGGAATATCTGTCGCGAAAATGACATATCATTGTAAAGAACCAGATCATCTTATCATAGATCATACCGAGGTGGATTCGAGTTTAAAAGGACAAGGAATAGGGTATAGATTAATCGATTCTTTGGTAGTATTTGCACGAGAAAAAAATTTTTCGGTTACCCCACTTTGTTCGTATGCTCAGGCAGTTTTTAAGAAGAAAACCGAATATAAGGATATTTTAAAGCAGTAG